A single Montipora foliosa isolate CH-2021 chromosome 7, ASM3666993v2, whole genome shotgun sequence DNA region contains:
- the LOC138010296 gene encoding uncharacterized protein: protein MPPRTAAKRRHETMKTASTIHGGSENNLTPAFDGMFDTLAKRCKVDKMKDYVLSQKILTKKVVSTAFKENVKSFESSPENAKRSIAVFYSSGVMGKRKYKSVRLALSMKKKETMGKGRSAITVMPNCPIPKLLPYNKLVKEINQVSIGNVYKLEEQFQGVMEDETTQGCFRKLIEYLPRLAKFYLRKDRKETLQWFGKTEGTFLFAVGGDGCPFGKNESACSFLLSFINVGKRVASSNDNFIIFGGNCEETSLVVRKYCQFLCNEISEIEKKVFEIEGLPVTFKCAELPNDMKMLAMLGGELPNSARFFSTFADVSKDNCTDLKGTFLSHPSLSQGSTIRPPRTQTMWKPWKYEERIKNANEVVKFKKSLSEKQLKEKQFRSKVTEFIARKNSRQEFVPLIGKLIDLAHVEPLHIKNNAWQYFFKGVLKEAVGKSNLSDSCKKFADIPNDSIVSRVVTALKFEVKAKCLARKVKKWYDETQGKGQDLQYRFTGKDSRLLCHNFMRLIKWLSSENDSHQQRKTVLIFAYLGLRLRDCVSLFSRFDITVEQFTRLSISAREYYRVNALFLPTSVNPTVWTIGHIIPAHTKEVHEKYGQGLGIVTMEGREAKHIALKKLSENTFYKRRWYEIFKHEFVMLVWLPEKGFNLSTYKHNAVYIPDRVFSDPRFCYCNLEKASPTDEKCAFCGDPIMKFIQQSVELGKVLPQMLGDTRT from the coding sequence atgcCACCAAGAACAGCAGCGAAAAGACGGCATGAAACAATGAAAACTGCTTCCACAATCCATGGAGGTTCTGAGAATAACTTAACACCAGCCTTTGATGGGATGTTTGACACCTTGGCAAAACGATGTAAAGTAGATAAAATGAAAGATTATGTTTTAAGTCAGAAAATTCTAACAAAGAAGGTAGTCTCGACTGCTTTTAAGGAAAATgtaaaatcttttgaaagctCGCCAGAAAATGCAAAGAGAAGCATTGCAGTTTTCTATAGTAGTGGTGTGATGGGTAAGCGTAAATATAAGTCTGTAAGACTTGCATTATCtatgaaaaaaaaggaaacaatggGAAAAGGGAGGTCAGCTATTACTGTGATGCCAAACTGCCCTATTCCAAAATTGCTGCCCTATAACAAGCTTGTCAAAGAAATCAACCAAGTCAGCATTGGAAATGTGTACAAATTAGAAGAACAGTTTCAAGGTGTTATGGAAGATGAAACAACACAAGGTTGTTTTCGAAAGTTAATTGAGTATTTGCCACGGTTAGCAAAGTTTTACCTAAGAAAAGACAGAAAGGAAACCCTTCAGTGGTTTGGAAAAACTGAGGGTACTTTTTTATTCGCAGTGGGTGGGGATGGCTGCCCATTTGGGAAGAATGAGAGTGCATGTTCCTTTCTGTTAAGTTTTATTAATGTTGGTAAGAGGGTTGCATCAAGCAATgacaattttattatttttggggGTAATTGTGAGGAAACTTCGCTAGTTGTGCGCAAGTACTGTCAGTTCTTGTGCAACGAAATTAGTGagatagagaaaaaagtctttgaaaTTGAGGGCCTACCTGTAACTTTCAAATGTGCCGAATTGCCAAATGACATGAAGATGTTGGCTATGCTGGGTGGTGAACTACCCAACAGTGCAAGATTTTTCTCAACTTTTGCAGATGTTTCAAAAGACAACTGCACTGATTTAAAGGGGACATTTTTATCCCACCCAAGTTTGTCACAGGGAAGTACCATCCGGCCACCAAGGACACAGACCATGTGGAAGCCTTGGAAATATGAAGAGAGGATCAAAAATGCAAATGAGgttgtcaaatttaaaaaatcctTGTCTGAGAAACAACTTAAGGAGAAACAATTTCGAAGCAAAGTCACAGAATTTATTGCTCGTAAGAATAGTCGACAAGAATTTGTACCTTTAATTGGGAAATTGATTGATCTCGCCCATGTGGAGCCTTTACATATTAAGAATAATGCATGGCAGTATTTCTTTAAGGGGGTTCTGAAAGAGGCAGTTGGAAAATCAAATCTTTCAGACAGCTGCAAAAAGTTTGCAGACATTCCAAATGATAGCATTGTCTCTAGAGTTGTAACTGCACTGAAGTTTGAGGTAAAGGCCAAATGTTTGGCAAGAAAGGTAAAGAAGTGGTACGACGAAACACAGGGTAAGGGTCAGGATCTCCAGTATAGATTTACTGGAAAAGATTCTAGGCTACTTTGCCACAATTTTATGAGATTGATTAAATGGCTTAGTAGTGAAAATGATTCTCACCAACAAAGGAAAACAGTTCTGATTTTTGCATACCTTGGACTGAGACTAAGGGATTGTGTCTCACTCTTCAGTAGGTTTGATATTACTGTTGAACAGTTTACAAGACTGAGCATTAGTGCTCGTGAATATTATCGGGTGAATGCATTGTTTCTCCCTACCTCTGTAAACCCTACTGTGTGGACAATTGGACACATCATTCCTGCCCACACTAAAGAGGTACATGAGAAATATGGGCAAGGGCTTGGTATCGTAACAATGGAAGGGAGGGAGGCAAAACATATTGCTTTGAAAAAACTAAGCGAAAATACATTTTATAAAAGGCGCTGGTATGAGATTTTCAAGCACGAGTTTGTAATGTTAGTGTGGCTTCCTGAAAAAGGGTTCAACCTTAGTACATACAAGCATAATGCTGTATACATCCCAGACAGGGTGTTTTCAGACCCAAGGTTTTGCTACTGCAATCTAGAAAAAGCTAGTCCCACTGATGAAAAATGTGCATTCTGTGGTGATCCAATTATGAAATTTATCCAACAGAGTGTTGAGCTGGGAAAAGTTTTACCGCAGATGTTAGGTGACACCAGgacatag